The following coding sequences are from one SAR86 cluster bacterium window:
- a CDS encoding MaoC family dehydratase → MAGLVPAETLKDYIGTEFEPSDWLEVDQDRINQFADATLDYQFIHVDSEKATPLFGSTIAHGFLSLSLTAGLKAGGIAPDNMTMAFNYGLDRVRFLTPVNVGSKVRTKAKLISVDEKEDGRYLVKNEVTMEIEGQEKPAFIAEALTMFVTG, encoded by the coding sequence ATGGCTGGATTAGTTCCCGCAGAAACGCTAAAAGATTACATAGGTACAGAATTTGAACCATCCGATTGGCTCGAAGTTGATCAAGACAGAATTAATCAATTCGCTGACGCAACTTTGGACTATCAATTTATTCATGTTGATTCAGAAAAAGCTACGCCTCTGTTTGGCTCTACTATCGCACATGGATTCCTTTCACTATCTTTAACAGCAGGTTTAAAGGCTGGAGGAATAGCGCCAGACAATATGACTATGGCGTTTAATTATGGCTTAGATAGAGTAAGATTTTTAACACCAGTAAATGTTGGATCTAAAGTGAGGACTAAAGCTAAACTGATATCAGTTGATGAAAAGGAAGACGGTAGATATTTAGTTAAAAACGAAGTTACTATGGAGATTGAAGGGCAGGAAAAACCAGCTTTTATTGCAGAAGCTTTGACAATGTTCGTCACTGGTTAA
- a CDS encoding long-chain-fatty-acid--CoA ligase: MLGNMMQEQLLISGVLEHAVKNNANSEIVSNTVEGGIHRYTIKDSALRSKKLANALLNLGIGEGDIIATMAVNSYRHLELYFGISGLGAVLHTLNPRLFPDDIKYIVNHAEDKYIFVDAPFLPIIENVISDLKTVKGIVILTDKENMPSSSLENLICYEDFISDESDTISWPEFDENTASSLCYTSGTTGNPKGVLYSHRSTVLHAWYATAGNAMNLTPETILLPVVPMFHVNAWGIPYASFMYGAKMVFPGPHTDGESICKLITSEKVNQLMGVPTVWLDLLNYAEKNSIKLESVKSVLVGGSAAPKAMIKAFEEKHDCFLLHGWGMTEMSPLGTLNSYTPEMKDMDLEERYDIQTSQGRSVYGCSMKIVDSDGKILPNDGKTFGRLMVKGPAIIERYFKSESTALEEGWFDTGDVATIDTSGYMRIVDRSKDVIKSGGEWISSIDLENTAVGHPGVAEACVVGVAHPKWDERPILFIVKNGLEDCEKDSIENFLSDKIAKWWMPDDIIFVDELPHGATGKLLKTGLREEYQNHLLEK; this comes from the coding sequence ATGTTAGGTAACATGATGCAGGAACAATTGCTTATTTCAGGTGTATTGGAACATGCTGTAAAGAACAATGCCAATAGTGAAATTGTAAGTAATACAGTTGAAGGAGGTATTCATAGGTATACGATCAAAGATTCTGCCTTGAGATCGAAAAAATTAGCAAATGCTTTACTAAACCTTGGAATAGGAGAAGGAGACATAATTGCGACTATGGCTGTTAACAGTTATAGACACTTAGAGCTTTACTTTGGTATTTCTGGGTTGGGAGCAGTCTTACATACTTTAAATCCAAGACTTTTTCCGGATGATATTAAATATATTGTTAATCATGCTGAAGATAAGTATATATTTGTGGACGCTCCATTTCTCCCAATTATTGAGAATGTAATTTCGGATCTAAAAACAGTTAAAGGGATTGTTATTTTAACTGATAAAGAAAACATGCCTTCATCATCTTTAGAAAATCTCATCTGTTATGAGGACTTTATTTCCGATGAATCAGACACAATTTCTTGGCCGGAGTTTGACGAAAATACAGCTTCTTCACTTTGTTACACCTCTGGGACAACAGGAAATCCTAAAGGAGTTCTTTACTCTCATAGATCAACTGTTTTACATGCATGGTATGCGACCGCAGGCAATGCAATGAATTTGACACCAGAAACAATATTGCTTCCTGTTGTGCCTATGTTTCATGTAAATGCATGGGGAATTCCTTATGCTTCCTTTATGTATGGAGCAAAAATGGTATTTCCGGGACCTCACACAGATGGTGAATCGATCTGTAAATTAATCACCTCAGAAAAAGTAAATCAATTAATGGGTGTTCCTACTGTATGGCTAGACCTACTTAACTATGCTGAAAAAAATAGTATAAAGCTTGAATCAGTTAAAAGCGTGTTAGTTGGGGGTTCAGCTGCTCCAAAGGCTATGATAAAAGCTTTTGAGGAAAAACATGATTGTTTTTTACTTCACGGATGGGGAATGACGGAAATGAGTCCTTTAGGCACTTTAAATTCTTATACTCCAGAGATGAAGGATATGGACCTAGAGGAAAGATATGACATTCAAACCAGTCAAGGACGCTCAGTTTATGGCTGCTCCATGAAAATTGTAGACAGCGACGGAAAAATTCTTCCAAATGATGGAAAAACCTTTGGAAGATTGATGGTAAAGGGTCCAGCGATCATTGAGAGATATTTTAAATCCGAATCAACAGCTCTTGAGGAGGGGTGGTTTGATACAGGTGACGTTGCAACAATTGACACTAGTGGTTATATGCGGATTGTTGATAGAAGTAAAGACGTAATAAAATCTGGAGGAGAATGGATAAGTTCAATCGATTTAGAAAATACAGCAGTTGGACATCCAGGTGTAGCGGAAGCTTGTGTGGTTGGAGTAGCTCATCCTAAATGGGACGAAAGACCAATCTTATTTATAGTTAAAAATGGTCTAGAAGACTGCGAAAAAGACTCAATCGAAAATTTTCTCTCAGATAAGATTGCAAAATGGTGGATGCCCGACGACATAATATTTGTCGATGAACTTCCCCACGGAGCAACAGGTAAATTATTAAAAACTGGTTTGAGAGAAGAATATCAAAATCATTTATTAGAAAAATAA
- a CDS encoding HesA/MoeB/ThiF family protein: MKDADLVRYSRHIMLPEIDIEGQKKISSSRISIVGLGGLGCSASCFLAASGVGTLNLIDDDFIDISNLQRQILFSEKDLDRQKASVAKNKLIKLNKEIDIRSQDLKLNAFNIEKALKNSEIILDCTDNFDTRKLINIYCKNKKLILISGSSQGWMGQFFSLDFKDDNSPCLECFFEDLDSEDLTCREASIFSPLVGVIGSFMASESIKRIITNEKMNSELVELNLKENNLKSIKLTKNQNCKICSKL, translated from the coding sequence ATGAAAGATGCAGATTTAGTCAGATACAGCAGACATATTATGTTGCCTGAGATAGACATAGAAGGTCAAAAAAAAATATCTTCTTCAAGGATTTCAATTGTTGGTTTAGGAGGTTTGGGATGTTCTGCTTCCTGTTTTCTTGCTGCTTCTGGCGTGGGCACATTGAATTTAATAGATGATGATTTTATTGACATTAGTAATTTACAGAGACAAATACTATTTTCCGAAAAAGATTTAGATAGACAGAAAGCGTCGGTCGCAAAGAACAAACTTATTAAACTTAATAAAGAAATAGATATTCGATCTCAAGATTTGAAGCTTAATGCCTTTAACATTGAAAAAGCGCTTAAAAATTCTGAAATCATTCTTGATTGTACTGATAACTTTGATACGAGAAAATTGATAAATATTTACTGTAAAAATAAAAAATTAATATTAATTTCCGGATCTTCCCAAGGTTGGATGGGTCAGTTTTTTTCTTTAGATTTTAAAGATGATAATTCTCCATGCCTCGAATGTTTCTTTGAAGATTTAGATAGCGAAGATTTAACTTGCAGAGAAGCAAGTATTTTTTCACCACTAGTGGGCGTTATTGGTTCTTTTATGGCTTCAGAGTCTATAAAGAGAATTATTACCAACGAAAAGATGAATTCGGAATTAGTTGAATTAAATTTAAAAGAAAATAACTTAAAAAGTATCAAATTAACAAAGAACCAAAATTGTAAAATTTGTTCAAAACTCTAA